From Nicotiana tabacum cultivar K326 chromosome 22, ASM71507v2, whole genome shotgun sequence, one genomic window encodes:
- the LOC107815799 gene encoding trihelix transcription factor ENAP2 isoform X1, protein MDDSDDETRYPSRPNSIYSSSLRSRRSIRNPSSCSRNTHYHGYNNNEFQYDYDDESDEEEAEQEFSSGENGYHSFQKRRKLETLVSNYEFAPRSGSSHSLQGGMWSEEESFVLLEVWGERYLELGRRSLRAEDWAEVAEKVTEMIGVEKSEIECRNQLDVLKKKYKKEITKMEKTGGGFHSKWPFFKKMDMLMNLRMKGHCGLGCGLDSGEYVFMDPRMYLDRSNVLDEMRDSPAGSDADNDEEEEVEELGSGGWEGDNESAKLLADSIQRFGKIYEKIENSKRKQMMELEKMRRDFQRELELQKKQIVERAQEEIAKIRDNYDDEDNGDEDDEETDNISGEKHRG, encoded by the coding sequence ATGGATGATTCTGATGATGAAACTCGGTACCCTTCAAGACCCAACTCCATTTACAGTTCTTCTCTTCGATCGAGGCGCTCTATTCGAAACCCTAGTTCTTGTTCCAGAAATACCCATTATCATGGGTATAATAACAATGAATTTCAATATGACTATGATGATGAAtctgatgaagaagaagcagagcAAGAATTTAGCAGTGGAGAAAATGGGTATCATAGTTTTCAAAAGAGGAGGAAATTGGAAACTTTAGTGTCAAATTACGAGTTTGCCCCTCGTTCCGGGAGTTCTCATAGTTTACAGGGTGGAATGTGGAGTGAAGAGGAGAGTTTTGTGTTGTTGGAAGTGTGGGGTGAGAGGTACTTGGAGTTGGGCCGGCGGAGCTTACGGGCCGAAGATTGGGCTGAAGTTGCAGAGAAGGTAACAGAAATGATTGGGGTAGAAAAGAGTGAAATTGAGTGTAGGAATCAATTAGATGTGTTAAAGAAGAAGTACAAGAAGGAGATAACCAAAATGGAGAAAACTGGGGGTGGGTTTCATAGCAAGTGGCCATTTTTCAAGAAAATGGATATGTTGATGAATTTGAGGATGAAAGGGCATTGTGGATTGGGATGTGGGCTCGATTCGGGAGAATATGTGTTTATGGACCCACGAATGTACTTGGATAGGTCGAatgtgttggatgagatgagggaTAGTCCAGCAGGATCGGATGCGGATAATGATGAAGAAGAGGAGGTGGAGGAGCTGGGTTCGGGAGGATGGGAGGGTGATAATGAATCAGCTAAGCTGCTAGCTGATTCAATTCAAAGGTTTGGGAAGATATATGAGAAGATTGAGAATAGTAAGAGGAAACAGATGATGGAGTTGGAGAAGATGAGAAGGGATTTCCAGAGGGAGTTGGAGTTGCAGAAGAAACAGATTGTTGAGAGGGCACAGGAGGAAATCGCTAAGATAAGGGACAATTATGACGATGAGGACAATGGAGATGAGGATGATGAGGAGACTGACAATATTTCAGGTGAGAAGCATAGGGGCTGA
- the LOC107815799 gene encoding trihelix transcription factor ENAP2 isoform X2, with translation MDDSDDETRYPSRPNSIYSSSLRSRRSIRNPSSCSRNTHYHGYNNNEFQYDYDDESDEEEAEQEFSSGENGYHSFQKRRKLETLVSNYEFAPRSGSSHSLQGGMWSEEESFVLLEVWGERYLELGRRSLRAEDWAEVAEKVTEMIGVEKSEIECRNQLDVLKKKYKKEITKMEKTGGGFHSKWPFFKKMDMLMNLRMKGHCGLGCGLDSGEYVFMDPRMYLDRSNVLDEMRDSPAGSDADNDEEEEVEELGSGGWEGDNESAKLLADSIQRFGKIYEKIENSKRKQMMELEKMRRDFQRELELQKKQIVERAQEEIAKIRDNYDDEDNGDEDDEETDNISG, from the exons ATGGATGATTCTGATGATGAAACTCGGTACCCTTCAAGACCCAACTCCATTTACAGTTCTTCTCTTCGATCGAGGCGCTCTATTCGAAACCCTAGTTCTTGTTCCAGAAATACCCATTATCATGGGTATAATAACAATGAATTTCAATATGACTATGATGATGAAtctgatgaagaagaagcagagcAAGAATTTAGCAGTGGAGAAAATGGGTATCATAGTTTTCAAAAGAGGAGGAAATTGGAAACTTTAGTGTCAAATTACGAGTTTGCCCCTCGTTCCGGGAGTTCTCATAGTTTACAGGGTGGAATGTGGAGTGAAGAGGAGAGTTTTGTGTTGTTGGAAGTGTGGGGTGAGAGGTACTTGGAGTTGGGCCGGCGGAGCTTACGGGCCGAAGATTGGGCTGAAGTTGCAGAGAAGGTAACAGAAATGATTGGGGTAGAAAAGAGTGAAATTGAGTGTAGGAATCAATTAGATGTGTTAAAGAAGAAGTACAAGAAGGAGATAACCAAAATGGAGAAAACTGGGGGTGGGTTTCATAGCAAGTGGCCATTTTTCAAGAAAATGGATATGTTGATGAATTTGAGGATGAAAGGGCATTGTGGATTGGGATGTGGGCTCGATTCGGGAGAATATGTGTTTATGGACCCACGAATGTACTTGGATAGGTCGAatgtgttggatgagatgagggaTAGTCCAGCAGGATCGGATGCGGATAATGATGAAGAAGAGGAGGTGGAGGAGCTGGGTTCGGGAGGATGGGAGGGTGATAATGAATCAGCTAAGCTGCTAGCTGATTCAATTCAAAGGTTTGGGAAGATATATGAGAAGATTGAGAATAGTAAGAGGAAACAGATGATGGAGTTGGAGAAGATGAGAAGGGATTTCCAGAGGGAGTTGGAGTTGCAGAAGAAACAGATTGTTGAGAGGGCACAGGAGGAAATCGCTAAGATAAGGGACAATTATGACGATGAGGACAATGGAGATGAGGATGATGAGGAGACTGACAATATTTCAG GATAA